Proteins from one Dromiciops gliroides isolate mDroGli1 chromosome 6, mDroGli1.pri, whole genome shotgun sequence genomic window:
- the DBX1 gene encoding homeobox protein DBX1, with translation MMFPSLIAPPAVYPNLLRPTPTLTLPQSLQSAFSSHSSFLVEDLIRISRPGSYLPRSVPQPSLSPPTSGATSAMTDTVTSELVSSSASSSRRGCSPQTSASQANEATFLKFGVNAILSSSPRTETSPALLQSVPPKSFSFPYFEGSFQPFIRSSYFPASSSVVPIPGTFSWPLATRGKPRRGMLRRAVFSDVQRKALEKMFQKQKYISKPDRKKLAAKLGLKDSQVKIWFQNRRMKWRNSKERELLSNGGCREQTLPTKLNPHPDLSDVGKKCPGDDDEEEDEEDESSALGPASPRHSLAFHRSSEHLHLRDRLAAQLPPSPSHSSSPSKPSDFSDSEEEEEEGEGEEEEITVS, from the exons ATGATGTTCCCTAGTCTCATTGCTCCTCCAGCAGTGTACCCCAATCTCCTGAGACCCACTCCTACGCTAACGCTGCCTCAGTCTTTGCAGTCTGCCTTCTCTAGCCACTCCAGCTTCTTGGTGGAAGATCTGATCAGAATCAGTAGGCCGGGCAGTTACCTGCCCCGGAGCGTCCCCCAGCCCAGCCTGTCCCCTCCAACTTCAGGAGCCACCTCTGCCATGACTGACACAGTGACCTCAGAGCTCGTCAGCTCCTCCGCCTCCAGCAGCCGGCGAGGGTGTTCCCCGCAGACTTCTGCCTCTCAGGCAAACGAAGCCACTTTTCTCAAGTTCGGGGTGAACGCCATCCTGTCCTCGTCTCCCAGAACGG AGACCTCCCCTGCCTTGCTGCAGAGTGTGCCTCCTAAGAGTTTCTCCTTTCCCTATTTCGAAGGATCCTTCCAACCTTTTATCAGATCATCTTATTTCCCAG CATCGTCCTCGGTGGTGCCCATCCCTGGCACTTTCTCCTGGCCCCTGGCGACTCGGGGCAAGCCGAGGCGGGGAATGCTTCGCCGGGCAGTATTCTCCGACGTGCAGCGGAAAGCGCTGGAGAAGATGTTCCAGAAGCAAAAGTATATCAGCAAGCCTGACCGGAAGAAGCTGGCGGCCAAGCTGGGCCTAAAAGACTCTCAG GTGAAAATCTGGTTTCAGAACCGTCGGATGAAGTGGCGGAACTCTAAAGAGAGGGAACTGCTTTCTAACGGGGGCTGTCGCGAACAGACTTTACCCACCAAGCTCAACCCCCACCCGGACCTCAGTGACGTGGGCAAGAAATGTCCCGGGGACGACGACGAGGAAGAGGACGAAGAAGACGAGAGCTCGGCCCTGGGGCCGGCCAGTCCTCGCCATTCCCTGGCCTTTCACCGTTCTTCAGAACATCTACATCTCCGCGACAGGCTAGCCGCCCAGCTGCCTCCTTCCCCATCACACTCCAGCAGCCCCAGTAAACCATCGGACTTCTCAGACtcggaagaggaggaggaggaaggcgagggggaagaggaagagatcacAGTTTCTTAG